A genomic region of Pseudoxanthomonas suwonensis contains the following coding sequences:
- a CDS encoding class I SAM-dependent methyltransferase, which translates to MPHSAGPLLTRDTAEALLAARQAGAAAWTGSLDLGRSEDSAALGADRWHWRGTAYPYPGRLKDRTIYRFDGEDWEPVSRYAGSLIKLVPTEWDVPTFEIDGIKMLPTSKESPLDDARRKVALVEPRGKAVLDTCGGLGYFAACCLEAGVGRIRSFEKNDSVLWLRTLNPWSPDPDAADAGGRLQLMHADVSQAIAAEADASFDALLHDPPRFGIAGELYSLAFYGQLARVLRRGGRLFHYTGSPNRLTSGRDVPREVARRLELAGFKAQLALDGVLAVRR; encoded by the coding sequence GTGCCCCATTCCGCCGGCCCGCTGCTGACCCGTGACACCGCCGAGGCGCTGCTCGCCGCGCGCCAGGCCGGCGCGGCCGCCTGGACCGGCTCGCTCGACCTCGGCCGCAGCGAGGACAGCGCCGCGCTCGGCGCCGACCGCTGGCACTGGCGCGGCACGGCGTACCCGTATCCCGGCCGGCTCAAGGACCGCACGATCTACCGGTTCGACGGCGAGGACTGGGAACCGGTCTCGCGCTACGCCGGCTCGCTGATCAAGCTGGTGCCCACCGAATGGGACGTGCCGACCTTCGAGATCGACGGCATCAAGATGCTGCCGACCTCGAAGGAATCGCCGCTGGACGACGCGCGGCGCAAGGTCGCGCTGGTGGAACCGCGCGGCAAGGCGGTGCTCGACACCTGCGGCGGGCTCGGCTACTTCGCCGCCTGCTGCCTGGAGGCCGGCGTCGGCCGGATCCGCTCGTTCGAGAAGAACGACAGCGTGCTGTGGCTGCGCACGCTCAACCCGTGGTCGCCGGATCCGGACGCGGCGGACGCCGGCGGACGCCTGCAGCTGATGCATGCCGACGTGTCACAGGCGATCGCCGCCGAGGCCGATGCCTCGTTCGACGCGCTGCTGCACGACCCGCCGCGCTTCGGCATCGCCGGCGAACTGTATTCGCTGGCGTTCTACGGCCAGCTCGCCAGGGTCCTGCGCCGCGGCGGCCGGCTGTTCCACTACACCGGCAGCCCGAACCGGCTCACCAGCGGCCGCGACGTGCCGCGCGAGGTGGCGCGGCGGCTGGAGCTGGCCGGGTTCAAGGCGCAGCTGGCCTTGGACGGCGTGCTGGCGGTGCGGCGCTAG
- a CDS encoding tetratricopeptide repeat protein: protein MHVRVWGLLASIGLLLPVGAAIGSGISAGYEESDPIARKLRKETAQTPFQQQLGAAVASFQQGDHAGSERLLKPLIADPGFGRLPGEQRHAALALSALNALLMDDPKRARKLFLRAIEAEPGHATDPYFLSLIAAQQGRYEDAARRLTEAVRLSPTVLGDLETEDHFVYQLLHELDDDAPVRLGLLQGLFDAEWDRGGLGADDLWYELALLRVKRGETALAGDAVARIGWPDLLVKLRSDRRFDPLVDRQSPRFDVERAARTHVDALRSLAGERPSSLKVRTDLTYAMLTLGLDQEVLDETGSILDTLAAATPEQAPYEDTADYQAWILNNHAIALRRTDRIDEAVELLVRASRLDEWGTPNVSQVLNLGAFYCSLGRADDARATIAAVGGMSGYGRMVQASIQHCVAWQAGDRAGAAKALAYLRKQRDDSPMHGVYALVREDRIDEAARALAGLLESGEHRADALAALQDYPEPEPLPGDRESFARWNTLKDHPAVRQVAERVGRIERYGIHYRSGM, encoded by the coding sequence ATGCACGTACGGGTCTGGGGGCTGCTCGCCTCCATCGGGCTGCTGTTGCCAGTGGGCGCCGCCATCGGTTCCGGGATCAGCGCCGGCTACGAGGAGAGCGACCCGATCGCGCGCAAGCTGCGCAAGGAAACGGCGCAGACGCCGTTCCAGCAGCAGCTCGGCGCGGCGGTGGCCTCGTTCCAGCAGGGCGACCATGCCGGCAGCGAACGCCTGCTGAAGCCGCTGATCGCCGATCCCGGCTTCGGCCGGCTGCCCGGCGAGCAGCGCCACGCCGCGCTGGCGCTGTCCGCGCTCAACGCATTGCTGATGGACGACCCCAAGCGCGCGCGCAAGCTGTTCCTGCGGGCCATCGAGGCCGAGCCCGGGCATGCCACCGACCCGTATTTCCTGTCGCTGATCGCGGCCCAGCAGGGCAGGTACGAGGATGCGGCCCGGCGGCTGACCGAAGCGGTCCGACTTTCGCCCACGGTGCTCGGCGACCTGGAGACGGAGGACCATTTCGTCTACCAGCTGTTGCATGAGCTGGACGACGACGCCCCCGTGCGCCTGGGCCTGCTGCAGGGATTGTTCGACGCCGAGTGGGACCGCGGCGGGCTGGGCGCCGACGACCTCTGGTACGAACTGGCGCTGCTGCGCGTGAAGCGCGGCGAGACCGCGCTGGCCGGCGACGCAGTGGCGCGCATCGGCTGGCCCGACCTGCTGGTGAAGCTGCGCAGCGACCGGCGCTTCGATCCACTGGTGGACCGGCAATCGCCGCGCTTCGACGTGGAGCGGGCCGCGCGCACGCACGTGGACGCATTGCGCTCGCTGGCCGGCGAGCGGCCGAGCAGCCTCAAGGTCCGCACCGACCTGACCTACGCCATGCTGACGCTGGGCCTGGACCAGGAGGTCCTGGACGAGACCGGGAGCATCCTCGACACGCTCGCGGCGGCCACGCCGGAGCAGGCGCCCTACGAGGACACCGCCGACTACCAGGCCTGGATCCTCAACAACCACGCCATCGCCCTGCGCCGCACCGACCGCATCGACGAGGCGGTCGAGCTGCTGGTGCGCGCCAGCCGGCTGGACGAATGGGGCACGCCCAACGTGAGCCAGGTGCTGAACCTGGGCGCCTTCTACTGCAGCCTGGGCCGCGCGGACGATGCGCGCGCCACCATCGCCGCGGTCGGCGGGATGAGCGGCTACGGCCGCATGGTGCAGGCCTCGATCCAGCACTGCGTGGCCTGGCAGGCGGGCGACCGCGCCGGCGCCGCCAAGGCGCTGGCCTACCTGCGCAAGCAGCGCGACGACTCGCCGATGCATGGGGTGTACGCGCTGGTGCGCGAGGACCGCATCGACGAGGCCGCGCGCGCGCTCGCCGGCCTGCTCGAGTCCGGCGAGCATCGCGCCGACGCGCTGGCCGCACTGCAGGACTACCCCGAGCCCGAGCCGCTGCCCGGCGACCGCGAGTCCTTCGCGCGCTGGAACACGCTGAAGGATCATCCGGCGGTACGCCAGGTCGCCGAGCGCGTGGGCCGCATCGAGCGCTACGGCATCCACTACCGCTCCGGCATGTAG
- a CDS encoding bifunctional diguanylate cyclase/phosphodiesterase, whose translation MPVPHQHLPVSPEGARGGALRAPLASAVWALVVLVAGLAFTAELARREWVDARARAEAMQQSLADAAQARVVEPLASAALALRAMQTVFLSNDDVDGTLFAQYHDNLHTRQQVPGHVATAFARRTPDAAGAPRSSYRYQLVAPLQDNEALLGLDIATQPENLAALERARDADTPSLSAPFPLLQFDGAGSGAAQGVVVRLPVYSRGAVPASEAERREREIGALAVSLRLEPMLRHALQGRILEYMHVEIRDLDAAPGQEMVFATDPDPLAGSAVQVRRAEFGGRRWELRLWPHGAVPGEGRTHLIVAAGGLISVLLALLLLSQATTHRRALDLGREMAARFGESEARFRVLNELLPALVLLADARSGRIAYANQAAREHLGPVVDAPLATLFADPALGGRAMAEAGRGGAWASQEAVIVGRDGGVFWASASLARVEVNGAPYLLMVATDTTEQRELTERLRYQAAHDSLTELCNRREFERRLQVALDVRARRADAAPFALLYIDLDQFKLINDVSGHTAGDQLLVQLVHAMRQHLRPGDVLARLGGDEFGLLAFDVDVALAHVLAERLRRCIEGVMFVWQGRTYAVSASIGMVLVDHDGCTLKDLLAWADSACYQAKESGRNRVCAYREDEDASRRRTEMEWANRLRWALEQDRLLLDYQEIVPLAPASEPGTHIELLLRLREEDGTVVLPGAFLPAAERYGLMPAVDRWVIRTALAHFADLHPCGDVLRTCAINLSGASIEDEGLADFILDTIDEFAVPAERICLEITETVAVRNLLRVVRVIERLRRAGCRIALDDFGAGMSSFGYLKNLPVDLIKIDGSFVRDLGSDPMSRAIVNAVAQIGHQRGLKVVAEWVDGEHTLAVLRELRVDYGQGFVLHRPQRVLFQRPRDARRVA comes from the coding sequence ATGCCAGTCCCCCACCAGCACCTGCCAGTTTCGCCCGAGGGCGCGCGCGGTGGCGCCCTGCGCGCCCCGCTGGCGTCGGCCGTGTGGGCGCTGGTGGTGCTGGTGGCCGGGTTGGCGTTCACCGCCGAACTGGCGCGGCGCGAATGGGTCGATGCGCGGGCCCGCGCCGAAGCCATGCAGCAGTCGCTCGCCGACGCCGCGCAGGCGCGGGTGGTCGAACCGCTGGCGTCGGCGGCGCTGGCGTTGCGGGCGATGCAGACCGTGTTCCTGTCCAACGACGACGTCGACGGGACGCTGTTCGCCCAGTACCACGACAACCTGCACACGCGGCAACAGGTGCCGGGCCACGTCGCCACCGCCTTCGCCCGGCGCACGCCGGACGCGGCCGGCGCACCGCGCTCTTCCTACCGCTACCAGCTGGTGGCGCCGCTGCAGGACAACGAGGCGCTGCTCGGACTGGACATCGCCACCCAGCCCGAGAACCTGGCCGCGCTGGAGCGCGCGCGCGACGCCGATACGCCGTCGCTGTCGGCGCCGTTCCCGCTGCTGCAGTTCGACGGCGCCGGCTCCGGTGCCGCGCAGGGCGTGGTCGTGCGGCTGCCGGTGTATTCGCGCGGCGCGGTTCCGGCCAGCGAGGCCGAGCGCCGCGAGCGGGAGATCGGCGCGCTGGCGGTCAGCCTGCGCCTGGAGCCGATGCTGCGCCACGCCCTGCAGGGCCGGATCCTGGAATACATGCACGTGGAGATCCGAGACCTGGACGCCGCGCCCGGCCAGGAGATGGTGTTCGCCACCGATCCGGATCCGCTCGCAGGCAGCGCCGTGCAGGTCCGCCGCGCCGAATTCGGCGGGCGACGCTGGGAGCTGCGCCTGTGGCCGCATGGGGCGGTGCCCGGCGAGGGCCGGACCCACCTGATCGTGGCCGCTGGCGGGCTGATCAGCGTGCTGCTGGCGCTGCTGCTGCTGTCGCAGGCGACCACCCATCGCCGCGCGCTCGACCTCGGCCGGGAGATGGCCGCCCGCTTCGGCGAAAGCGAGGCGCGCTTCCGCGTGCTAAACGAGCTGCTGCCGGCGCTGGTGCTGCTGGCCGATGCGCGCAGCGGCCGCATCGCCTACGCCAACCAGGCCGCGCGCGAGCACCTGGGGCCGGTGGTGGACGCACCGCTGGCCACGCTGTTCGCCGACCCGGCGCTCGGCGGCCGGGCGATGGCCGAGGCCGGCCGCGGCGGCGCCTGGGCCAGCCAGGAGGCGGTGATCGTCGGCCGCGACGGCGGCGTGTTCTGGGCCAGCGCCTCGCTCGCCCGGGTCGAGGTGAACGGCGCGCCCTACCTGCTGATGGTGGCCACCGACACCACCGAGCAGCGCGAGTTGACCGAGCGCCTGCGCTACCAGGCCGCGCACGACAGCCTGACCGAGCTGTGCAACCGCCGCGAGTTCGAGCGCCGGCTGCAGGTGGCGCTGGATGTGCGCGCGCGCCGTGCCGACGCGGCGCCGTTCGCGCTGCTGTACATCGACCTGGACCAGTTCAAGCTGATCAACGACGTCTCCGGGCACACCGCCGGCGACCAGCTGCTGGTGCAACTGGTGCACGCGATGCGCCAGCACCTGCGCCCCGGCGACGTGCTGGCGCGGCTGGGCGGCGACGAGTTCGGGCTGCTGGCGTTCGACGTGGACGTCGCGCTGGCGCACGTGCTGGCCGAGCGGCTGCGGCGCTGCATCGAGGGCGTGATGTTCGTCTGGCAGGGGCGGACCTACGCGGTCAGCGCCAGCATCGGCATGGTCCTGGTCGACCATGACGGCTGCACCCTCAAGGACCTGCTGGCCTGGGCCGACAGCGCCTGCTACCAGGCCAAGGAGAGCGGCCGCAACCGGGTCTGCGCTTACCGCGAGGACGAGGACGCCAGTCGGCGCCGCACCGAGATGGAGTGGGCCAACCGCCTGCGCTGGGCGCTGGAGCAGGACCGCCTGCTGCTGGACTACCAGGAGATCGTGCCGCTGGCGCCGGCGTCCGAACCGGGCACCCACATCGAGCTGCTGCTGCGCCTGCGCGAGGAGGACGGCACGGTGGTGCTGCCGGGTGCGTTCCTGCCGGCGGCCGAGCGCTATGGGTTGATGCCGGCGGTGGACCGCTGGGTGATCCGCACCGCGCTGGCCCACTTCGCCGACCTGCATCCCTGCGGCGACGTGCTGCGCACCTGCGCGATCAACCTGTCCGGGGCCAGCATCGAGGACGAGGGCCTGGCCGACTTCATCCTCGACACGATCGACGAGTTCGCCGTGCCGGCCGAGCGGATCTGCCTGGAGATCACCGAGACGGTGGCGGTGCGCAACCTGCTGCGGGTGGTGCGGGTGATCGAGCGCCTGCGCCGGGCCGGCTGCCGGATCGCGCTGGACGACTTCGGCGCCGGCATGTCCTCGTTCGGCTACCTCAAGAACCTGCCGGTGGACCTGATCAAGATCGACGGCAGCTTCGTCCGCGACCTGGGCAGCGACCCGATGAGCCGGGCGATCGTCAACGCGGTGGCCCAGATCGGCCACCAGCGCGGGCTGAAGGTGGTGGCCGAATGGGTCGACGGCGAGCACACCCTGGCGGTGCTGCGCGAGCTGCGGGTGGATTATGGCCAGGGCTTCGTCCTGCACCGGCCGCAGCGGGTGCTGTTCCAGCGCCCGCGCGATGCGCGCCGGGTGGCGTGA
- a CDS encoding glycoside hydrolase family 9 protein, with product MNRSKRPPLRIRHRFLLAAVLAAAALAAAAAGPGPQLNDAGYFSTRGLDVLAFNNTYDGNFSDSKIAGVELIHHGVRTATNGDVRLSPTPEQWDPVATLVERQVDPASGTVTTRMRFDTEGFEYVVRVAPRGDGVAIQVVLDQPLPKALAGKAGFNLEFLPSAYFGKAWLADGGSGQLPLYPSGPSGRDRDGATVRLPMATGHSLTLAPEDPQRRIAIHSPAAELRLYDGRNQAQNGWYVVHSLLPAGKRGTVLEWTLQGSTVPGWTRPTVIGHSQVGYHPAQRKVAVLERDRNAPAPGRARLLRVDAGGGAREAFAAEPQRWGPYLRYDYYTFDFSDVREPGLYLIEAEGQRTTAFRIAADAYATAWHPTLDVFFPVQMDHVSVNEAYRVWHGRSHMDDARQVAPNTEHFDLYGQGPDLDSPFQPGEHIPGLAIGGWFDAGDYDLRTQTHYSTVMSLVDTWELARPLRDETSVDQDKGHVEIHRPDGVPDLLQQIEHGTLMLIAQHRVFGHAIPGIVEPDLGQYTHLGDAVTKTDGKVDDHSDPDSPRDDRLAFTTATTALNYGSAAGLAAASRALRGYDDALAQESLATAQKVWEFEHAREPNLFRVGNTTGGDPQDEELRAAVQLLLATGEAKYAQRIAELWPAIDARFAANAPWAVRALPHMDADFAAKLRTRAQAFRAERDEALRENPYGVPITRGGWAGNGAVVGHATANYWLHRAYPDLFDIEPTLQGLNYLYGTHPDSNLSFVSAVGARSKQVAYGMNRADFSFIAGGVVPGVLILKPDFPENKEDWPFLWGENEYVINLGASYLFLVHAAQDLLDAAAP from the coding sequence ATGAACCGATCGAAGAGGCCGCCACTCCGCATCCGCCACCGTTTCCTCCTCGCCGCCGTGCTGGCGGCCGCCGCGCTGGCCGCAGCGGCGGCCGGACCCGGGCCGCAACTCAACGATGCCGGTTACTTCAGCACCCGCGGCCTGGACGTGCTGGCCTTCAACAACACCTACGACGGCAACTTCAGCGACTCCAAGATCGCCGGGGTCGAGCTGATCCACCACGGCGTGCGCACCGCCACCAACGGCGACGTGCGCCTGTCGCCCACGCCCGAGCAGTGGGACCCGGTGGCCACCCTGGTCGAGCGCCAGGTCGATCCAGCCAGCGGCACGGTGACCACGCGCATGCGCTTCGACACGGAAGGCTTCGAGTACGTGGTGCGGGTGGCCCCGCGCGGCGACGGCGTCGCGATCCAGGTCGTGCTCGATCAGCCGCTGCCGAAGGCGCTGGCCGGCAAGGCCGGCTTCAACCTCGAGTTCCTGCCCTCGGCCTACTTCGGCAAGGCGTGGCTGGCCGATGGCGGCAGCGGCCAGCTGCCGCTGTATCCGTCCGGACCCAGCGGACGCGACCGCGACGGTGCGACCGTGCGCCTGCCGATGGCGACCGGCCACTCGCTCACGCTCGCGCCGGAAGACCCGCAGCGCCGCATCGCCATCCACTCGCCCGCTGCCGAGCTGCGCCTGTACGACGGCCGCAACCAGGCGCAGAACGGCTGGTACGTGGTGCACTCGCTGCTGCCGGCCGGCAAGCGCGGCACGGTGCTGGAGTGGACCCTGCAAGGCAGCACCGTGCCCGGGTGGACGCGGCCGACCGTGATCGGCCACTCCCAGGTCGGCTACCACCCGGCACAGCGCAAGGTCGCCGTGCTCGAGCGCGACCGCAACGCACCGGCGCCCGGCCGCGCGCGCCTGCTGCGCGTGGACGCCGGCGGCGGCGCCCGCGAGGCCTTCGCCGCCGAGCCGCAACGCTGGGGCCCGTACCTGCGCTACGACTACTACACCTTCGACTTCTCCGATGTGCGCGAGCCGGGCCTGTACCTGATCGAGGCCGAGGGCCAGCGCACCACCGCGTTCCGGATCGCCGCGGACGCCTACGCCACCGCCTGGCACCCGACCCTGGACGTGTTCTTCCCGGTGCAGATGGACCACGTGTCGGTCAACGAGGCCTACCGGGTCTGGCACGGCCGCTCGCACATGGACGACGCGCGCCAGGTCGCGCCCAACACCGAGCACTTCGACCTCTACGGCCAGGGCCCGGACCTGGATTCGCCGTTCCAGCCCGGCGAGCACATCCCGGGCCTGGCGATCGGCGGCTGGTTCGACGCCGGCGACTACGACCTGCGCACCCAGACCCACTATTCGACGGTGATGTCGCTGGTCGACACCTGGGAGCTGGCGCGGCCGCTGCGCGACGAAACCTCGGTCGACCAGGACAAGGGCCACGTGGAGATCCACCGGCCCGACGGCGTGCCCGACCTGCTGCAGCAGATCGAGCACGGCACGCTGATGCTGATCGCCCAGCACCGCGTGTTCGGCCATGCGATCCCCGGCATCGTCGAGCCGGACCTGGGCCAGTACACCCACCTGGGCGACGCGGTGACCAAGACCGACGGCAAGGTCGACGACCACTCCGACCCGGACTCGCCGCGCGACGACCGCCTGGCCTTCACCACCGCCACCACCGCGCTCAACTACGGCTCGGCCGCCGGCCTGGCCGCGGCCAGCCGCGCGCTGCGCGGCTATGACGACGCGCTGGCACAGGAGAGCCTGGCCACCGCGCAGAAGGTGTGGGAGTTCGAGCATGCGCGCGAGCCGAACCTGTTCCGGGTCGGCAACACCACCGGCGGCGACCCGCAGGACGAGGAACTGCGCGCCGCCGTGCAGCTGCTGCTGGCCACCGGCGAGGCGAAGTACGCGCAGCGCATCGCCGAGCTGTGGCCGGCGATCGACGCGCGCTTCGCGGCCAACGCGCCATGGGCCGTGCGCGCGCTGCCGCACATGGACGCGGACTTCGCCGCCAAACTGCGCACGCGCGCGCAGGCGTTCCGCGCCGAACGCGACGAGGCGCTGCGCGAGAACCCCTACGGCGTGCCGATCACCCGTGGCGGCTGGGCCGGCAACGGCGCGGTGGTCGGCCATGCCACCGCCAACTACTGGCTGCACCGGGCCTATCCCGACCTGTTCGACATCGAACCGACGCTGCAGGGGCTGAACTACCTGTACGGCACCCACCCGGACTCGAACCTGTCGTTCGTGTCGGCGGTCGGCGCGCGCTCCAAGCAGGTGGCCTACGGCATGAATCGCGCGGACTTCAGCTTCATCGCCGGCGGCGTGGTGCCGGGCGTGCTGATCCTCAAGCCGGACTTCCCGGAGAACAAGGAGGACTGGCCGTTCCTGTGGGGCGAGAACGAGTACGTGATCAACCTGGGCGCGAGCTACCTGTTCCTGGTCCACGCCGCGCAGGACCTGCTGGACGCCGCGGCGCCCTAG
- a CDS encoding glutathione S-transferase family protein — protein MTLALYAHPFSSYCQKALVALYENDTVFEYRSLEDPVHRRELEALWPMKRFPMLVDGRRTVIEATAIIEYLQVRHPGRIRLLPEDPLAAVQVRMLDRFFDNYVSTPQQKIVFDALRTEADRDPYGVAEARRMLDTAYAWLEQHLDGRAWAAGESFSLADCAAAPFLFYADWTHPIPGDLRRVRTYRARLLERPAFARAVDEARPFRPYFPLGAPDRD, from the coding sequence ATGACCCTCGCCCTCTACGCCCATCCGTTCTCCTCCTACTGCCAGAAGGCGCTGGTCGCGCTGTACGAGAACGACACGGTGTTCGAATACCGCAGCCTCGAGGACCCGGTCCACCGGCGCGAGCTGGAGGCGCTGTGGCCGATGAAGCGCTTCCCGATGCTGGTCGATGGCCGGCGCACGGTGATCGAGGCCACGGCCATCATCGAGTACCTGCAGGTCCGCCACCCGGGACGGATACGCCTGCTGCCCGAAGACCCGCTGGCCGCGGTGCAGGTGCGGATGCTGGACCGCTTCTTCGACAATTACGTGTCCACGCCGCAGCAGAAGATCGTGTTCGACGCGCTGCGCACTGAAGCGGACCGCGATCCGTACGGCGTCGCCGAGGCCAGGCGCATGCTCGACACCGCCTATGCCTGGCTGGAACAGCATCTGGACGGCCGCGCCTGGGCGGCAGGCGAGAGCTTCAGCCTGGCCGACTGCGCCGCGGCGCCGTTCCTGTTCTACGCGGACTGGACCCATCCGATCCCGGGAGACCTCCGGCGCGTGCGCACCTACCGCGCGCGCCTGCTCGAGCGCCCTGCATTTGCCCGCGCGGTGGACGAGGCACGGCCGTTCCGGCCCTATTTCCCCTTGGGTGCGCCGGACCGGGACTGA
- a CDS encoding ACP phosphodiesterase — protein sequence MNYLAHLYLARPDHEAMLGALLGDFVFGMAALQDWSPVVRREILLHRRIDRYTDEHPQVAQARSLFGDGRRRYAGIALDVYYDHCLARDWARYSELPLDAFTAPFYAYLLARREELPGRLHAIAPRIAAHDWLGSYRERGNVDLAVTRIATRLSRNGDRLVACLDDLRRHEAEIAAGFDAFFPQLVAHVAALRQQAPFTAE from the coding sequence ATGAACTACCTGGCCCATCTCTACCTCGCCCGTCCCGACCACGAAGCCATGCTCGGCGCGCTGCTGGGCGACTTCGTGTTCGGCATGGCGGCGCTGCAGGACTGGAGCCCGGTGGTGCGCCGCGAGATCCTGCTGCACCGCCGGATCGACCGCTACACCGACGAGCATCCGCAGGTGGCCCAGGCGCGCTCGCTGTTCGGCGACGGCCGCCGCCGCTACGCCGGCATCGCCCTGGACGTGTACTACGACCACTGCCTGGCGCGCGACTGGGCGCGCTACAGCGAACTGCCGCTGGACGCCTTCACCGCGCCGTTCTACGCCTACCTGCTGGCCCGGCGCGAGGAACTGCCCGGGCGCCTGCACGCGATCGCGCCGCGCATCGCCGCGCACGACTGGCTGGGCTCGTACCGAGAGCGCGGCAACGTCGACCTGGCAGTCACCCGCATCGCCACGCGGCTGTCGCGCAACGGCGACCGGCTGGTCGCCTGCCTGGACGACCTGCGCCGGCACGAGGCCGAGATCGCCGCCGGCTTCGACGCGTTCTTCCCGCAGCTGGTCGCGCACGTCGCCGCGCTGCGGCAGCAGGCGCCGTTCACGGCGGAATGA
- a CDS encoding DNA-formamidopyrimidine glycosylase family protein gives MPEGPSIVILKEEAAAFAGRTVLRVRGNSREPIQRMAGCRVLALRSWGKHFLVEFEGFSLRIHLLLFGSYRIDERRATEPRVGLDFGDGGELNFYACSVKFVEGPLDAAYDWSADVMNDAWDPAQARRKLRMQPLALAADALLDQNVFAGVGNIIKNEVLHRIRVHPESRIGGLPPRKLGELVEQAREYSFDFLRWKRAYVLRQHFQVHTRTVCPRDGQRLGYRKHLGLARRRAFFCEQCQRLYPFG, from the coding sequence GTGCCCGAAGGTCCTTCCATCGTCATCCTGAAGGAGGAAGCGGCCGCATTCGCCGGGCGCACGGTGCTGCGCGTGCGCGGCAACAGCCGCGAGCCGATCCAGCGCATGGCCGGGTGCCGGGTATTGGCCCTGCGCAGCTGGGGCAAGCACTTCCTGGTCGAGTTCGAGGGCTTCAGCCTGCGCATCCACCTGCTGCTGTTCGGCAGCTACCGGATCGATGAACGACGGGCCACCGAGCCGCGGGTCGGGCTGGACTTCGGCGATGGCGGGGAACTCAACTTCTACGCCTGCTCGGTCAAGTTCGTCGAAGGCCCGCTGGACGCAGCCTATGACTGGAGCGCGGACGTGATGAACGACGCCTGGGATCCGGCGCAGGCGCGGCGCAAGTTGCGCATGCAGCCGCTGGCGCTGGCGGCCGATGCGCTGCTGGACCAGAACGTGTTCGCCGGCGTCGGCAACATCATCAAGAACGAGGTGCTGCACCGCATCCGGGTGCACCCGGAGAGCCGGATCGGCGGGCTGCCGCCGCGCAAGCTGGGCGAACTGGTGGAGCAGGCGCGCGAATACAGCTTCGACTTCCTGCGCTGGAAGCGGGCCTACGTGCTGCGCCAGCATTTCCAGGTGCATACCCGCACCGTGTGCCCGCGCGACGGCCAGCGGCTCGGCTATCGCAAGCACCTGGGCCTGGCGCGCCGGCGCGCGTTCTTCTGCGAGCAGTGCCAGCGCCTGTACCCGTTCGGGTGA
- a CDS encoding serine hydrolase domain-containing protein, whose amino-acid sequence MPTAMRFLSCLLLALLASTAARAQPVAQARVAFDRDGITAVQARGLADTATARALEADDPARMASISKLATAIGVMRLVETGTLDLDADVSAQLGWTLRHPDFPDTPITLRMLLSHTTGLTDAAGYWQVPLDGELRDLLADPRAWDREHAPGSFFRYANLNFPLVASVMERATGERFDRLMQRLLFAPLGLDACFGWASCSDAAVARAVVQYDAQGRATTDDLGGQRPPCPVRPARDGGCDLAQWRPGVNGALFSPQGGMRISATGLAKIGRLLLRGGEVDGVRLLRPESVDALFAPQWTLADGNGVTAEEDSSGQSRDGFFCHYGLASQSLATPAPGCRNDLFGDGVARVGHSGSAYGLLSGLWLDRAAGTGVVYFATGMADAEPGRRSAFTAIEEAMARGE is encoded by the coding sequence ATGCCGACTGCAATGCGTTTCCTCAGCTGCCTGCTGCTCGCCCTGCTGGCATCCACCGCGGCACGCGCGCAGCCGGTGGCGCAGGCACGGGTGGCCTTCGACCGCGACGGCATCACCGCGGTGCAGGCGCGGGGCCTGGCCGACACCGCCACGGCGCGCGCACTCGAAGCCGACGATCCGGCGCGCATGGCCTCGATCTCCAAGCTGGCCACCGCGATCGGGGTGATGCGGCTGGTCGAGACCGGCACGCTAGACCTGGACGCCGACGTCTCCGCGCAGCTGGGCTGGACCCTGCGCCATCCGGACTTCCCGGACACGCCGATCACCCTGCGCATGCTGCTCTCGCACACCACCGGGCTCACCGACGCGGCCGGCTACTGGCAGGTGCCGCTGGACGGGGAACTGCGCGATCTGCTCGCCGATCCCCGAGCCTGGGACCGGGAACACGCGCCCGGCAGCTTCTTCCGCTACGCCAACCTGAACTTCCCGCTGGTGGCCTCGGTGATGGAGCGCGCCACCGGCGAACGCTTCGACCGGCTGATGCAGCGGCTGCTGTTCGCGCCGCTCGGGCTGGATGCCTGCTTCGGCTGGGCCAGCTGCAGCGACGCTGCGGTGGCACGGGCAGTGGTGCAGTACGACGCGCAGGGTCGGGCGACCACCGACGACCTGGGCGGACAGCGCCCGCCCTGCCCGGTCCGCCCCGCGCGCGACGGCGGCTGCGACCTGGCTCAGTGGCGACCCGGCGTCAACGGCGCGCTGTTCTCGCCGCAGGGCGGCATGCGCATCTCCGCGACCGGGCTGGCCAAGATCGGCCGGCTGCTGCTGCGCGGCGGCGAAGTCGACGGCGTGCGCCTGCTGCGCCCGGAGTCGGTCGATGCGCTGTTCGCCCCGCAATGGACGCTGGCCGATGGCAACGGCGTCACCGCCGAGGAGGACAGCAGCGGCCAGTCGCGTGACGGCTTCTTCTGCCACTACGGCCTGGCCTCGCAATCCCTGGCCACGCCGGCTCCAGGCTGCCGCAACGACCTGTTCGGCGACGGCGTGGCGCGCGTGGGCCACAGTGGTTCGGCCTACGGCCTGCTGTCGGGGCTGTGGCTGGACCGCGCTGCCGGCACCGGCGTGGTCTATTTCGCCACCGGCATGGCCGATGCCGAACCCGGGCGCCGGTCGGCGTTCACCGCCATCGAGGAAGCGATGGCGCGCGGGGAGTAG